The Coffea eugenioides isolate CCC68of chromosome 8, Ceug_1.0, whole genome shotgun sequence genome has a segment encoding these proteins:
- the LOC113780134 gene encoding disease resistance protein RPM1-like — MAESVVGFLINQLSTLLSQESSLLGGLRPDVQFIKDELGSMKAFLRQAEAKEDNDSQLQEWVKQVREVAYDTEDVLDDFAFRFALGDADGFFGRVGKIYNSIKNLKARHRISLEIKDIKARVVEISARHQRYQSLYGTQEIGSSSSHVASADCDIRDQALLIEEAKLVGIDQPKKELISKILDDHSHLKLVSVVGMGGLGKTTLVKKVYDDAAVKKQFQSHAWITVSQNFQFKVIIKNLIQQLYDEIRQPVPPQVDSMDGIRLSEFVKDFLKERRYILVLDDLWTIDAWEAIKYVLPDYNIASRVVLTTRITDVASASCLTFRDFIHKMSPLSYEDSWTLFCNRTFQSNGCPSNLEEVCRKILKKCEGLPLGIVTMGGVLALKDKDKIDEWEMIFRGFGSEVDGSGKLDRIRKILLLSYSDLPHHLKNCLLYLSIYPEDHPIDVDEILGKWIALGFIEEEEGMIATDIAMRYLKELVNRSLIQVKETWDDGKLVNCGLHDFLREIIVSKSKEQCFTAIITGYCTRWPDKVRHLAIHNFTGNPPQGFSSLKCLRSVETFGNEDSLTTSFLSKFLCGGPKFLKVLNLTGAELDNIPKEVFKLFHLQYLDLSGTRVKIIPKSIGQLQNLEFLILAETTIMELPVEILKLRKLRSLNLYGIGDYSNNFALWGFKSPDGIGKLTSLERLHNIEADSGKIVREIGKLIQLRELSITKLRREDGKELLYSLSRLTNLRELHICSIKEEETLDLQHSVSPRLGFLTRLWLNGHLERVPEWVISLQYLGTLVLLNSELSEDENAIGCLGHLPNLVHLFLLRAYEGETLCFKAGRFQKLQRLDLVQFQRLKWVRVEEASMPGLQEFAIVGSKLMTGLPLGLQNLTELKFLQLFDMCDELIHKVQNLDKQSEDYQTISHIPQVCTGHWINGDWKTEILSEKIGKG, encoded by the coding sequence ATGGCTGAGAGTGTTGTTGGCTTTTTAATTAATCAGCTCTCCACCTTACTTTCCCAAGAGAGCAGCCTTTTGGGAGGACTTCGACCGGATGTTCAGTTCATCAAAGATGAACTCGGCAGCATGAAAGCTTTCCTCCGACAAGCTGAAGCAAAGGAGGACAATGACTCTCAACTCCAAGAATGGGTCAAGCAGGTTCGAGAAGTTGCTTATGATACAGAGGACGTTCTCGATGATTTTGCCTTCCGCTTTGCTCTTGGTGATGCAGATGGATTCTTTGGCCGTGTTGGCAAGATCTACAACTCGATTAAAAATCTGAAAGCCCGCCATCGGATTTCTTTGGAGATAAAAGATATCAAGGCCAGAGTTGTAGAGATTTCTGCAAGGCATCAGAGGTACCAGTCTCTGTATGGTACTCAAGAAATAGGCTCCAGCTCTTCGCACGTGGCAAGCGCAGATTGTGATATTCGTGACCAAGCACTCCTAATTGAAGAAGCTAAGCTTGTTGGCATCGATCAGCCCAAAAAAGAGCTCATCTCCAAAATCCTTGATGACCATTCCCACTTGAAACTAGTTTCAGTGGTGGGAATGGGGGGACTCGGTAAAACCACCCTGGTGAAAAAGGTCTACGATGATGCTGCAGTGAAGAAACAATTTCAGAGCCATGCTTGGATAActgtttctcaaaattttcaattcaaaGTCATCATCAAGAACTTGATTCAACAATTGTATGATGAAATTAGACAACCGGTCCCTCCACAAGTGGATTCCATGGATGGTATTAGGCTCAGCGAATTTGTCAAGGACTTCCTCAAAGAAAGAAGGTACATCCTTGTCCTTGATGATCTGTGGACTATAGATGCCTGGGAAGCTATCAAATACGTGTTGCCTGACTACAACATCGCTAGTCGTGTTGTATTGACAACACGAATTACCGATGTAGCTTCTGCATCCTGTTTAACATTCCGTGACTTTATCCATAAGATGAGTCCTCTCTCTTATGAAGATTCTTGGACTCTTTTTTGCAATAGAACATTTCAAAGTAATGGTTGCCCTTCAAATCTGGAAGAAGTTTGtagaaaaatactaaaaaaatgtGAGGGCCTACCACTTGGAATTGTAACAATGGGTGGTGTTTTGGCTTTGAAGGACAAGGACAAGATAGATGAATGGGAGATGATTTTTCGTGGCTTTGGCAGTGAGGTAGATGGTAGCGGTAAGCTTGATAGAATTAGAAAGATACTCTTACTTAGCTATAGTGATTTGCCTCACCATCTTAAAAACTGTTTATTGTATCTAAGTATCTATCCTGAAGATCATCCAATTGATGTCGACGAGATACTTGGTAAATGGATAGCACTAGGATttatagaagaagaagaaggaatgaTAGCCACTGATATAGCTATGAGATATCTAAAAGAACTCGTCAACAGAAGCTTAATCCAAGTTAAAGAAACATGGGATGATGGCAAATTGGTGAATTGTGGTCTTCATGATTTTCTGCGTGAAATCATTGTTTCAAAATCTAAAGAGCAGTGCTTCACAGCCATAATCACTGGATATTGCACAAGATGGCCTGACAAAGTTCGACACCTGGCAATCCATAACTTCACTGGTAATCCTCCACAAGGCTTCAGCAGCTTAAAGTGTCTTCGGTCCGTGGAAACATTCGGGAATGAAGATTCTCTCACAACTTCATTTTTGTCCAAGTTTTTATGTGGTGGTCCCAAGTTCCTAAAGGTTTTAAATTTGACGGGAGCTGAATTGGACAACATCCCGAAGGAAGTTTTCAAACTATTTCATCTCCAGTATCTGGATCTAAGTGGCACTAGAGTTAAAATCATTCCAAAATCTATTGGGCAGCTTCAAAACCTAGAATTTTTAATTCTGGCCGAAACCACTATAATGGAGTTGCCCGTGGaaattttgaagctaagaaaaCTCCGTTCCCTCAACCTATACGGAATAGGTGattattcaaataactttgcacttTGGGGCTTTAAATCTCCGGATGGAATTGGAAAGCTTACTTCCTTGGAGAGGCTGCATAATATAGAAGCAGACAGTGGTAAAATAGTAAGGGAGATTGGGAAGCTCATTCAGTTGCGAGAATTATCCATCACAAAGCTGAGAAGAGAAGATGGAAAAGAGTTGCTCTACTCCCTGTCAAGGCTGACCAACCTTCGAGAGTTACACATCTGCTCCATTAAAGAAGAGGAGACCCTTGATCTCCAACATTCCGTCTCTCCAAGACTTGGATTTCTTACAAGGTTGTGGTTGAATGGGCATTTAGAGAGAGTACCAGAATGGGTGATATCACTTCAATACTTGGGCACTTTAGTCTTGCTGAATAGTGAGTTGAGTGAAGATGAGAATGCAATAGGCTGCCTTGGACATTTGCCCAACCTGGTACATCTTTTTCTCCTTCGTGCTTATGAAGGGGAGACATTGTGTTTTAAGGCTGGAAGATTCCAAAAACTCCAGAGATTAGACCTTGTGCAATTTCAAAGACTAAAATGGGTAAGAGTGGAAGAGGCATCGATGCCCGGTCTCCAAGAGTTTGCTATTGTTGGAAGCAAACTTATGACGGGCTTGCCTTTGGGCCTCCAAAACTTGACCGAGcttaaatttcttcaattgtttGACATGTGTGATGAGCTAATCCACAAAGTGCAAAATTTGGATAAACAAAGTGAAGATTATCAAACAATTTCTCATATCCCTCAAGTTTGCACTGGACACTGGATAAATGGTGATTGGAAAACGGAGATCCTCTCGGAGAAGATAGGTAAAGGATAA
- the LOC113780135 gene encoding disease resistance protein RPM1-like, with translation MAESVVGFLINQLSTLLSQETKLLGGLQPDVQFIKDELGSMKAFLRQAEAKEDNDSQLQESVKQVREVAYDTEDVLDDFAFRFARGHADGFCGRVGKIYSSIKNLKARHQISLEIKDIKARVVEISARHQRYQPLYSTQERDSSSSNVANADYDIRDQALLIEEAKLVGIDQTKKELISEVLDDDSHLKVVSVVGMGGLGKTTLVKKVYDDAVVKKQFQSHAWITVSQNFQFNVIIKDLIQQLCEEIKQPVPPQVESMNRVRLSEFVRDFLKGRRYILVLDDVWSPDAWEAIKYILPDCNIASRVVLTTRITDVASASCLASHDFIHIMKPLFYDDSWTLFCNRTFQSNGCPSNLEEVSRRILKKCEGLPLAIVVISGVLALKDKDRIDEWEMILRGFDGEVDGTGLPKTNGQLTLRGRRMYEIFFSSLSSNEKEKEKK, from the exons ATGGCTGAGAGTGTTGTTGGCTTTCTAATTAACCAGCTCTCCACCTTACTTTCCCAAGAGACCAAACTTTTGGGGGGCCTTCAACCAGATGTTCAGTTTATCAAAGATGAACTCGGAAGCATGAAGGCTTTCCTCAGACAAGCTGAAGCAAAGGAGGACAATGATTCTCAACTCCAAGAATCGGTCAAGCAGGTTCGAGAAGTTGCATATGATACAGAGGATGTTCTTGATGATTTTGCCTTCCGCTTTGCTCGTGGACATGCGGATGGATTCTGTGGCCGAGTAGGAAAGATCTACAGCTCAATAAAGAATCTAAAAGCCCGCCATCAGATTTCTTTGGAGATAAAAGATATCAAGGCCAGAGTTGTAGAGATTTCTGCAAGGCATCAGAGGTACCAGCCTCTGTATAGTACTCAAGAAAGAGACTCCAGCTCTTCCAATGTGGCAAATGCAGATTATGATATTCGTGATCAGGCACTCCTAATTGAAGAAGCTAAACTTGTTGGCATCGATCAGACGAAAAAAGAACTCATTTCTGAAGTCCTTGATGACGATTCCCACTTGAAAGTAGTTTCAGTGGTGGGAATGGGGGGACTCGGTAAGACCACCCTGGTGAAAAAGGTCTACGACGATGCTGTTGTGAAGAAACAATTTCAGAGCCATGCCTGGATAACcgtttctcaaaattttcagttCAATGTCATCATCAAGGACTTGATTCAACAATTGTGCGAGGAAATCAAACAGCCGGTGCCTCCGCAAGTGGAATCCATGAATCGTGTTAGACTGAGTGAATTTGTCAGAGACTTCCTCAAAGGAAGAAGGTACATCCTTGTCCTTGATGATGTGTGGAGTCCAGATGCCTGGGAAGCTATCAAATACATATTGCCGGACTGCAACATCGCTAGTCGTGTTGTATTAACAACACGAATTACCGATGTAGCTTCTGCATCTTGTTTAGCATCCCATGACTTTATCCATATCATGAAGCCTCTCTTTTATGATGATTCTTGGACTCTTTTTTGCAATAGAACATTTCAGAGTAATGGTTGCCCTTCAAATCTAGAAGAGGTTTCTAGAAGAATACTAAAAAAATGTGAGGGCCTACCGCTTGCAATTGTTGTAATTAGTGGTGTTTTGGCTCTGAAGGACAAGGACAGGATAGATGAATGGGAGATGATTCTTCGTGGCTTTGACGGCGAGGTAGATGGTACCG GGCTCCCAAAAACCAACGGGCAACTGACACTGAGAGGACGAAGGATGTACGAGATTTTTTTCAGCAGTCTCAGCAGcaacgaaaaggaaaaagagaagaaatag